The following are from one region of the Amedibacterium intestinale genome:
- a CDS encoding helix-turn-helix domain-containing protein — translation MNDEKNLQEMRNRLKEVLQKMKISGIKQKQISAKTGIEYTAISHYMSGKIKYIPNEFLEKLHEYYWINPDYIHLKSDRMFDDTGEKYSFFEKIIEEWETVKGDGDEYLYLKMDKNFYDFLIEYDKFRKANDEGIPTGKIEELKAMYEGTPDIEEFVVLPRNVFFEIVRDTNKATKNLAEIIDFSEHIAILDEE, via the coding sequence ATGAATGATGAAAAAAATCTTCAAGAAATGCGAAATAGATTAAAAGAAGTTTTGCAAAAAATGAAAATAAGTGGAATTAAACAAAAACAAATAAGTGCAAAAACAGGTATTGAATATACGGCAATATCGCATTATATGTCTGGAAAGATAAAATATATACCAAATGAATTTTTAGAAAAATTACATGAGTATTATTGGATAAACCCAGATTACATTCATCTAAAATCTGATAGAATGTTTGATGATACAGGAGAGAAATATTCTTTCTTTGAAAAAATTATTGAAGAATGGGAAACAGTAAAAGGTGATGGTGATGAGTACCTTTATTTGAAAATGGATAAAAATTTTTATGATTTTCTGATTGAATATGACAAATTTCGAAAGGCTAATGATGAAGGTATTCCAACAGGTAAAATAGAAGAATTAAAAGCAATGTATGAGGGAACACCTGATATAGAAGAATTTGTTGTACTTCCTCGTAATGTCTTTTTTGAGATTGTAAGAGATACCAATAAAGCAACAAAAAATCTTGCAGAGATTATAGATTTTTCAGAACATATTGCAATTCTTGATGAAGAATAA
- a CDS encoding viral replication protein, whose translation MGNPQSRKWNLVINNPQEYELTREIIIDRLNSLFPNYYCLSEEISLSGTPHIHIFIYRKSPIRFHTLKNKFPSAHAEKAYSTIQENRDYVAKEGKWKGTEKEETKVEGSFYEWGKLINEREEKNPLNYEVIKDLEDGKVIGEIVSDRPELIFKVKQIEALKEALLIKNANKFRSLSVIYCFGQHNVGKTKMVYECHEPIDICRITNYRKHKEMSYDTYHGEKVLLLDNFQNSLYIDDLIALLDIFPMYLPARFYDRYSVYEYVYLLSVLPLEKQYEDIQKHYPLKWNALINKINKIIEIKETGEVIEHEKERYIIHNEKD comes from the coding sequence ATGGGAAACCCACAATCAAGAAAATGGAATTTAGTAATAAACAATCCACAAGAATACGAACTGACAAGAGAAATCATTATTGATAGATTGAATAGTCTTTTTCCAAATTATTATTGCTTATCCGAAGAAATCTCTTTAAGTGGTACTCCTCATATACATATTTTTATTTATAGGAAAAGTCCAATACGTTTCCACACTTTAAAAAACAAGTTTCCAAGTGCCCATGCGGAAAAAGCTTATAGCACTATTCAAGAAAATAGAGATTATGTAGCAAAGGAAGGTAAGTGGAAAGGTACAGAAAAGGAAGAAACAAAAGTTGAAGGCTCTTTCTATGAGTGGGGAAAATTAATAAATGAGCGCGAAGAAAAAAATCCGCTAAATTATGAAGTCATCAAGGATTTAGAAGATGGAAAAGTAATTGGAGAAATTGTCTCAGATAGACCTGAACTTATTTTTAAGGTTAAACAAATCGAAGCATTGAAAGAGGCTTTGCTTATTAAAAATGCAAATAAGTTTCGCTCGCTTTCGGTAATATATTGTTTTGGACAACATAATGTCGGAAAAACAAAAATGGTGTATGAATGCCACGAACCTATTGATATTTGTAGAATAACTAATTATAGAAAACATAAAGAGATGAGTTATGACACTTATCATGGGGAAAAAGTTTTATTGTTGGATAACTTTCAAAATTCTCTTTATATTGATGATTTGATAGCATTGTTAGACATATTTCCAATGTATCTTCCTGCTAGGTTCTATGATAGATACAGTGTATATGAGTATGTATATTTGCTTTCTGTTTTACCCCTAGAAAAGCAATACGAAGATATTCAAAAACATTATCCTTTAAAGTGGAACGCTTTGATAAATAAAATTAATAAAATCATAGAAATCAAAGAAACGGGAGAAGTAATAGAGCATGAGAAAGAGAGGTACATTATACATAATGAAAAAGATTGA
- a CDS encoding FtsK/SpoIIIE domain-containing protein has translation MKKIENLVFRLLNGIREIIYNRKKLVLFICIILMFYVLNGLEWVYYSILPKNIISEFVIAVIKPIVLFLTVIVFGTPRGTHKLSKGFYKIGFHNKEYEIPRLLNRKHLSKETDIEIYTFYSPYLSLMDWENSQDRIETLLGYDILQIKFSKHNKKIINVYIVDLDKFFSKTILWKDEMLVDDECTLLLGVSAFEKVKINLNNVPHSLVAGGTGSGKTTLFKLCLWQCLLKNMEVYIADFKGGLDFNGIWHDKCKIITLELDFLDTLVSIKTEMNKRRDIFVSHSCRNIEEYNNKNDEKLNRIIIACDEVAELLDKTGLKKSTNKEKLELMEKIEEHITSVARLGRAFGVHLILSTQKPSADIINGQIKINLGNRICGSADKILSQMVLENNSALEKIPPNSKGVFINQNDVLFKSFLLDENNLILSKKGV, from the coding sequence ATGAAAAAGATTGAAAATTTAGTATTCCGATTACTTAATGGTATAAGAGAAATTATTTATAATAGAAAAAAACTAGTTTTGTTTATTTGTATTATCTTGATGTTCTATGTATTAAATGGTTTGGAGTGGGTGTATTACTCTATCTTGCCCAAAAATATCATAAGTGAGTTTGTTATTGCAGTGATAAAACCAATAGTACTATTTTTAACTGTGATAGTATTTGGAACACCTAGAGGAACGCATAAACTATCAAAAGGTTTTTATAAAATAGGTTTTCATAATAAAGAATATGAAATTCCTCGACTATTAAATAGAAAACATTTATCAAAAGAAACAGATATAGAGATTTATACATTTTATAGTCCTTATCTTTCCTTAATGGATTGGGAAAATTCACAAGACAGAATTGAAACATTATTAGGATATGACATTTTACAAATAAAGTTTAGCAAACACAATAAAAAGATTATTAATGTTTATATCGTTGATTTAGATAAATTCTTTTCAAAAACTATACTTTGGAAAGATGAAATGCTAGTTGATGATGAATGTACTTTACTTTTAGGAGTTTCTGCTTTTGAAAAAGTAAAAATAAACTTAAATAATGTACCTCATTCCTTGGTTGCTGGTGGCACAGGTTCTGGAAAGACAACGCTTTTTAAACTTTGTTTATGGCAATGTCTATTAAAAAATATGGAAGTCTATATTGCTGATTTTAAGGGCGGACTTGATTTCAATGGAATATGGCATGATAAATGTAAAATTATCACTTTAGAACTAGATTTTCTTGATACATTGGTTTCAATTAAAACAGAAATGAATAAAAGAAGAGATATTTTTGTTTCTCATTCTTGTAGAAATATTGAAGAATATAACAATAAAAATGATGAAAAATTAAATCGTATCATAATAGCATGTGATGAAGTAGCCGAATTACTTGATAAAACAGGTTTGAAAAAAAGTACTAATAAAGAAAAATTAGAACTTATGGAAAAAATAGAGGAACACATTACATCTGTCGCTAGATTAGGGCGTGCTTTTGGAGTACACCTTATTCTATCAACACAAAAACCGTCAGCAGATATTATTAACGGACAGATAAAAATAAATTTAGGAAATAGAATTTGTGGAAGTGCAGATAAAATTTTATCTCAAATGGTATTGGAAAATAATTCTGCCCTTGAAAAAATACCACCAAATTCAAAGGGTGTATTTATCAAT